Proteins encoded in a region of the Zunongwangia endophytica genome:
- the mnmA gene encoding tRNA 2-thiouridine(34) synthase MnmA, with the protein MKKVVVGLSGGVDSSVSAYLLKEQGYEVIGLFMKNWHDDSVTISDECPWLEDSNDAMIVAEKLGIPFQTVDLSEQYKERIVDYMFNEYERGRTPNPDVLCNREIKFDVFMKIALSLGADYVATGHYCRKAEFEANGETTYQLLAGKDNNKDQSYFLCQLTQDQISKTLFPIGELQKSEVRRIATEQELVTADKKDSQGLCFIGKVRLPDFLQQKLKAKEGNIVEIKSDIDTYKNDIPEFESKIEELKFLAQKHQYQPTDGKVVGKHQGAHYFTKGQRKGLAVGGTPEPLFVIDTDVKDNVIYTGQGKNHPGIYRKALFINADEVHWVREDLRLQTDETKQVKARIRYRQSLQDATLHQTEHGMYVVFENPQDSITEGQFVAWYEDEELLGSGVIS; encoded by the coding sequence ATGAAAAAAGTTGTAGTAGGACTCTCGGGAGGTGTAGACAGTAGTGTTTCAGCATATCTTTTAAAAGAACAGGGATACGAGGTTATTGGATTGTTCATGAAGAACTGGCATGACGATTCGGTTACCATTTCAGACGAATGTCCTTGGTTAGAAGATAGCAATGATGCAATGATTGTTGCAGAAAAATTAGGTATTCCATTCCAGACGGTAGATCTAAGCGAGCAATACAAAGAGCGTATTGTAGATTACATGTTCAATGAATACGAACGTGGTAGAACACCTAACCCAGATGTTCTGTGCAATCGTGAGATTAAGTTTGATGTTTTTATGAAGATCGCTTTGTCTCTAGGCGCAGATTATGTGGCTACTGGTCATTATTGCCGAAAAGCAGAATTTGAGGCGAATGGGGAAACTACCTATCAACTTTTAGCAGGAAAAGATAATAATAAAGATCAGTCTTATTTTCTTTGTCAATTAACTCAGGATCAAATTTCTAAAACCTTATTCCCTATTGGCGAACTTCAGAAATCTGAGGTTCGAAGAATCGCTACAGAACAAGAATTAGTTACAGCAGATAAGAAAGACTCACAAGGACTTTGTTTTATAGGAAAAGTACGTCTTCCAGATTTTCTTCAGCAAAAATTAAAAGCTAAAGAAGGTAATATTGTAGAAATTAAATCGGATATCGACACCTATAAAAATGATATTCCTGAATTTGAATCTAAAATTGAAGAATTAAAATTTCTTGCTCAAAAACACCAATATCAACCTACTGATGGAAAAGTTGTGGGTAAACATCAGGGTGCGCATTATTTTACTAAAGGTCAGCGTAAAGGTTTAGCCGTAGGAGGCACACCGGAACCACTTTTTGTAATTGATACTGATGTAAAGGACAATGTAATCTATACAGGGCAGGGAAAAAATCATCCCGGAATTTATCGAAAAGCGCTATTTATAAATGCCGATGAAGTGCATTGGGTTCGTGAAGATTTACGATTACAAACAGATGAAACGAAACAAGTAAAAGCTAGAATTCGATACCGACAGTCTTTGCAGGATGCGACGCTCCATCAAACCGAGCATGGAATGTATGTGGTATTTGAGAATCCACAAGATTCGATTACCGAAGGCCAATTTGTTGCCTGGTACGAGGATGAAGAATTATTAGGATCTGGAGTAATTTCTTAA
- a CDS encoding NAD(P)H-dependent flavin oxidoreductase, with translation MSTNRITQLFNIKYPLIQAGMVWASGWKLASAVSNAGGLGIIGAGSMYPEVLKEHVLKYKKATDKPFAVNVPLLYPNAEEIMRIIVEEKVPIVFTSAGNPKTWTKYLQENGIIVVHVVSNVKFALKSQEAGVDAIVAEGFEAGGHNGRDETTTFTLIPMVKEKIEIPIIAAGGIATGRGMLAAMVLGADAVQIGSRFVASEEASSHIKFKEMVVEAQEGDTKLTLKELAPVRLLKNKFFEDIETLYDTNPSKEDLKQLLGRARAKKGMFEGDLVEGELEIGQISGLINKIKPAAEIVTEIIEEFEAVKNDISSFNLK, from the coding sequence ATGTCTACTAATAGAATCACTCAACTTTTCAATATAAAATATCCACTTATCCAGGCTGGTATGGTCTGGGCAAGTGGCTGGAAACTGGCGAGTGCTGTGAGCAACGCTGGCGGACTCGGAATTATTGGTGCGGGTTCTATGTATCCTGAAGTGCTTAAAGAGCATGTCTTAAAGTACAAGAAAGCTACCGACAAACCTTTTGCTGTTAATGTGCCTCTTCTCTACCCTAATGCGGAAGAAATTATGCGCATAATTGTCGAAGAAAAAGTTCCTATAGTTTTCACGTCTGCCGGGAATCCTAAAACCTGGACCAAATACTTACAGGAAAATGGAATTATCGTTGTTCATGTAGTAAGTAACGTAAAATTTGCTCTGAAATCTCAGGAAGCTGGAGTAGATGCAATTGTTGCTGAAGGTTTTGAAGCCGGTGGACATAACGGAAGAGACGAAACTACCACTTTCACGCTTATCCCGATGGTAAAAGAAAAAATTGAGATTCCGATTATCGCAGCAGGTGGAATCGCAACTGGTCGCGGGATGTTGGCAGCGATGGTGTTAGGCGCCGATGCCGTACAGATTGGAAGTAGGTTTGTAGCTTCAGAAGAAGCTTCTTCACATATTAAGTTTAAGGAAATGGTTGTTGAAGCGCAGGAAGGTGATACCAAATTGACTTTAAAAGAACTTGCACCTGTACGACTTCTGAAAAATAAATTCTTTGAAGATATTGAAACGCTTTACGATACCAATCCTTCAAAAGAAGATTTAAAGCAACTCCTAGGTCGCGCTAGAGCTAAAAAAGGCATGTTTGAAGGAGATCTGGTAGAAGGTGAACTTGAGATTGGTCAAATTTCAGGATTAATTAATAAAATTAAGCCCGCTGCAGAGATTGTAACTGAAATTATTGAAGAATTTGAAGCAGTTAAAAATGACATTTCGAGTTTCAATTTGAAATAA